From Eptesicus fuscus isolate TK198812 chromosome 13, DD_ASM_mEF_20220401, whole genome shotgun sequence, the proteins below share one genomic window:
- the RPS13 gene encoding 40S ribosomal protein S13: protein MGRMHAPGKGLSQSALPYRRSVPTWLKLTSDDVKEQIYKLAKKGLTPSQIGVILRDSHGVAQVRFVTGNKILRILKSKGLAPDLPEDLYHLIKKAVAVRKHLERNRKDKDAKFRLILIESRIHRLARYYKTKRVLPPNWKYESSTASALVA from the exons ATGGGTCGCATGCACGCTCCCGG GAAGGGCCTGTCCCAGTCGGCTCTGCCCTACCGCCGCAGCGTCCCCACC TGGCTGAAATTGACGTCTGACGACGTGAAGGAGCAGATCTACAAACTGGCCAAGAAGGGCCTGACTCCCTCACAAATCG GTGTGATCCTGAGAGACTCGCATGGCGTTGCACAAGTACGTTTTGTGACAGGCAATAAGATCTTGAGAATTCTTAAGTCTAAAGGACTTGCTCCTGATCTTCCTGAGGATCTCTACCATTTAATTAAGAAAGCTGTTGCAGTTCGAAAACATCTTGAGAGGAACAGAAAG gataaGGATGCTAAATTCCGTCTGATTCTGATCGAGAGCCGTATTCACCGGTTGGCTCGATATTATAAGACCAAACGAGTCCTGCCCCCCAATTGGAAATA cgAGTCGTCCACAGCCTCTGCACTGGTTGCATAA